Within the Macaca nemestrina isolate mMacNem1 chromosome 5, mMacNem.hap1, whole genome shotgun sequence genome, the region caccgtgttagccagggtggtctcgatctcctagacctcgtgatctgcccgcctcggcctcccaaagtgctggaattacaggcatgagccacgcgcTGGagccacaggctggagtgcagtggtgcgatgttggctcacgacaacctccgcctcccaggttcaagcaattctcctgcctcagcctcccaaacaactgggactacaggtgcccgccactgcacccagctaatttttttgtaattttagtagagacagggtttcatcatgttggccaggctggtctcgaattcctgtcttcaggtgatcctcccacctcagcctcccaagtgctgggatttcaggtgtgagccaccacgcccggcctatttttttattttttgagacagagtcttgctctgtcacccaggctggagtgcagtggcacgatcttggcttaactgcaaccttcgcctcccaaattcaaaggattctcctgcctcagctcccaagtagctgggattacaggcacccacaaccacacctggctaattttttgtatctttagtagagacaaggtttcaccatgttggtcaggctggtctcaaactcctgacctcaagtgatctgcccaccttggcctcccaaagtgctaggattacaggcatgagtcaccatgcctggcccggcattttaaaataaaacaattagatcACCATTTATTGTCCAGTGGAATTGAAATACCATAGTGATGCCGGGTGCAgtgcttcacacctgtaatcccagcactttgggaggccgagttgggtggatcacgaggtcaggagttcgagaccagcctggccaatatgccgaaaacccatctctactaaaaaaaaaaaaaaaaaaaaaatacaaaaatttagctgggcatggtgtcatgcgcctgtattcccagctgctcaggaggctgaggcaggagaatcgcttaaaccagagaggcggaggttgcagtgagccgagattgtgccattgcactccagcctgggtacggagcaagactctgtctgaaaaaaaaaaaaaagtataaataagtTCTTACCAGTTGGgaatcattcctttttttctttcatcgcctcttttctccttgagctcctACTACTACTCCACTTCCCCACAAACTTTATGCTTTTATACTTGAAAGTCCTTTATTGACCAAACTTTTACATCTTcctgcatatacatatatattaatggAGATGAAAAATATCTTTCTTGTGTTTGTAAGACTCTAGTTGTTAAAAATTATTCTGGAGTAACTGTTACAATTATTATAAGAACAGAATGTTCTTATAAACATGTGAtcgtacacattttttttttttgaaggagtcttgctctttcgcccaggctggagtgcagtggcgggatctcggctcacggaagctccgcctcccgggttcatgccattctcctgcctcagcttcctgagtagctaggactacaaggcgcctgccaccacgcgctgctaattttttttttttgtatttttatttttagtagagacggggtttcaccgtgttagccagggtggtcttgatctcctgaccttgtgatccgcctgccttggcctcccaaagtgctgggattacaggcgtgagccaccgcgcctggccgatggTACACATTTTTataactgttaaaaataaatttttaataagatAGTAGTCTGGGAGTGGCGGTTCACCCcataacccagcactttgagacgctgaggtgggaggattgcttgaggccaagagctcAAGATccatctgggcaacatagtgagactctgttgctataagaaaaccttttttttttttttttttttgagactgagtcttgctctgtcgccaggctggagtgcagtggctgatctcggctcactgcaacctccgcctcccaggttcaagtgattctcctgcctcagcctcccgagtagctgggcctacaggcgcgtgccaccaaacccagctattttttgtatttttagtagagacggggtttcaccatgttggccaggctggtctcaaactcctgacctcaggtgatctgcccgcctcggccttccaaagttctgggactacaggcatgagccaccgtgcccggtctctacaaaaaactttttaaaaaaaattagccgggtgaggtggtgtgcgcctgtagtcctagctacttgaggtgggaggatggcttgtgagctatgatcgtacccgcattccagcctggttgatAGAACAAGACgctggccgggcgccgtggctcaagcctgtaatcctagcactttgggaggccgagacgggcggatcacgaggtcaggagatcgagaccatcctggttaacacggtgaaaccccgtttctaccacaaaatacaaaaaaaaaaaaaccaaaaaactagccgggcgaggtggcgggcgcctgtagtcccagcagctgctggggaggcagaggcaggagaatggcgtaaacccgggaggcggagcttgcagtgagctgagatccggccactgcactctagcccgggcgacagagcgagactccatttcaaaaaaaaaaaaaaaaaaaaaaaacaagaccctttttttcttttcttttttttttttttgagataatctcgctctgtcgcccaggctggagtgcaatgatgcgatctcggctcactgcaacctccgcctcccgggttcgagcggttttccttcctcggcctcctgagtagctgggactacaggcgcctgccaccacgcccagctaattttttgtatttttagtagagacggggtttcaccatgttggccaggatggtctccatctcttgaccccATGATACGCCCGCCtgggtcccccaaagtgctggcattacaggcgtgagccaccgcgcccggccgaccttgcctttaaaaaaacaaacaaacaaacaaaaaaagaaaggaaataaaagaaaaaaaagaaaaggtgttcATGGTGCCTTAGTGAAAGAAACAGGGTACATCTCCCTTTATTTTAAACAGGTAAGAATACCCCAGGAGATTTCATGGTTGAGAACTACACTTTTGAGGGCggaggggaaaaagagagaactattcttttcttttttcttaagaggGTGTCTCTATTGTAAAAGGAGAAGTGAAGAATGAGAACCTGTACTGCAGGTGTTTCCTTAGGAAGACCAATTTTGGGAAAGTTGAGGTTCTGGAAATTAAATCCCTTACATCTCCCAAGTTCCAGTCCTCGCGGAGGTTTTTTATGTTCCCCATTTTGAAAGCTGTAGACTTTGACGACTGGAGAGAAGTGATGTGGGATTGTTCAATGGACGGGTGTTTGCGATTCTATGACTCAGCGTTAGGGATGTAGTAAATTCTGTGAACCTAGTTAAGCGGCAAGATGCCCACCACTTGTGGAAATGGGAATCTTTGCGATTGGGACCTTGTTAATCTTTCTGGTTTCCTCATAAGCTCACCTCTGGACCCAGCCTTGCCTCCACGACTCCCTCCAACCTCCCTAAACTCAACGAGGTGGGTATCAAGTCTGTTTCTTcatccttcattcttttttacccTCTcccagaagaggaggaggaaacccAAAGTATTTTATGAGCCTCATTTCGTTTCACAGCAGCCCTTGCAGAGGCTCAAACTCTCCTCCAAGCCCCACCCCATCATCGCCCATCCGCAGACCCTGGGCCTCCACGACAAAGCACGGCCTCACAGTCAGCACCGACGGCCCTTCGAGGACCCCCTCTGGAGGAGAACCATTCAGGTCCCAACCGTCTGGTCATTAGTTCTGTGGTGAAGCTTGAAAAGCAAATCAgcaacaatagtaataataataacacttttGTATGGCGCATTGTGCTTATTTGTACGCATGTGTTATAACGACTGTGGGACGCAGCACCTGGCAGTAGAAGCAGCTGCTGGACAGCGGCAAGGAGCGCGCCGCCCTTGCAGGGGAAGGGGCTGGGTCAGCCGAATAAGCCGTGGAAATGGGAACCTGGGGGACAGGAAAGCAGGGCCAGATAGCTTGCCAATAGCCTAGTTGAAGATAAAGGTTTTACTTCCCTTTTAAGAGACTTCTGCCATTCCCTGAAACCCTACGCAGCTTTGGAAAGCCCAATTCCTAAACCACCCTGTTCGGTTCCCCTGCCCCTCCTTGGAAAGGAGGCTCCGTTCTCCCCACGCGCTACTCGCCGGCGGTTGGACCCCAGGGAGGAAGTTTCTGATTGGCGGAGTCAGAGAAGCACCGGGTGAAAAGAGCTCCTCCGGCTGCGCACCGAAGTTCTGGCGTAGCCAGCGCCGTACGGCAAAATGGCGGCCCCCAGCTGCTTTGGGACGCCCGGGTTCGGGGAGACAAACTCCGACCTGGAAGACCGCGCTGACTATGTGGGCGGCACTGGAGGTGTTCGCGGGGCGGGCCTACGGCCGCTTCCGGCCACAGGAAGCCTTGTTCCGTACGACAATATGGCGGCGCTTAGTTGCATGCAGGCGGAAACTCTGTTGCTTCCGGTCCGTAGTGGGGCCTGCGGTGGGAGTGGGAAGGAAGGCGGAGGGAACCATGCGAGGTTCTGAGATCTGCGGCGAGGGTCGCCTCGAGAGACGGTTTCTGAGGTGGGGGCCGGATGGTGCGGGGATCAGAGGCGGGGGCGGGGATATCGAGGCAGAGGTATTGGGGAGAGCCGGGCTCTGAGTCTGAGGGGAAAACTGTGGTACCTTCCTATCCCTGAAAGGGAGTGGGGCGGCCGGGGGCTGAACTGGGGGAGGGGGATTTGGCGGGAAGCGCATCTACCGGACCGGCCGGACCCAGGGTTGGGATCTAAGAGGAATCGGGAGAGCGTAGCGCGGTGCGGGGGGACTTCTAATTAGTTACAGGTCTCCGAGAGAATGGGGAAAATTAGGGTGGGGTGAAAGGGAGGGGACTTGGGTAAAATATCTTCAACCTAAAGGCCCAGTTTGAGGAGACTCATCTGAGGGTGAAATACGGAGATAATTCAAGGAGGGGAAAAGAGAACGGACTGTTGGGAGGGAACCTCTTTCACCTCAGAGAGTCTAGGAGTTGGGGTGATCATTCAGGATGGGGCGGGTGTGGGGTTGACTTGTTTGAGGGCAGAGGGGGCAAACACATGAGGTGGCGCCCACAGGAGTGTGTTGTCTGTGCCAGGGGGTGTCAGGACGATTTAGGGTGCAGTGTGGGAGAAAGAACCAACTTGCCAACTCTGAGAAAGAGTGGGGAAATGCAACAGAAAGACCGGAAATCGACGTGAGGGGTGGAGCAGAAGGTGGCAACTTAAGGTGTGGGGGGGTTTGCCCCCCCACACACCACTTGAAGGGCCCGAAAAGCATATAGAACTAATGGTTATTGAAATCAGGTGGTGAAGACAGTGTTGGTCAGGGCTGAAACCCAAGGAGTTCAGAAAATGCGTGAGGTGAAGGGATGGGGCTATGCTGGAGGGGCTCATTCTGAGGCCCCATCCCCTTCCAGCAGGAATTCTGAAATCCCCACCACTTCCTCCTTCCGGGGGATTTGATTCCCCCATGGCCACCGCTAACAGCATCATTGTGCTGGATGATGATGACGAAGATGAAGCAGCTGCTCAGCCAGGGCCCTCCCACCCACTCCCCAGTACAGCCTCACCAGGGGCAGAAGCCCCTAGCTCTTCTGAGCCTCATGGGGCCAGAGGAAGCAGTAGTTCGGGCGGCAAGAAGTGCTACAAGCTGGAGAATGAGAAGCTGTTCCAAGAGGTGAGCTTTAGCGGGGAAGATCGTTGTACCCCAGGGAGGGGGATGGCTGACTGGCTCTCCTGTCCTTTCTTCCCCACTAACCCCACTCCCCTTTCTCTCAACCCCCTCCCTtgtctctcttccccttccttcttcccctgaaCCTTCTAGTTCCTTGAACTTTGTAAGACGCAGACAGCGGAccaccctgaggtggtcccatTCCTCTCTAACCGGCAGCAACGTGCCCACTCTCTGTTTTTGGCCTCGGCGGAGTTCTGCAACATCCTCTCTCGGGTCCTATCTCGGGCCCAGAGCCGGCCATCTAAGCTCTATGTCTACATCAATGAGCTCTGCACTGTTCTCAAGGCCCACTCAGCCAAAAAGAAGCTGAACTTGGCCCCTGCTGCCACCACGTCCAATGAGCCCTCTGGGAATAACCCTCCCACACACCTCTCCTTGGACCCCACAAACGCTGAAAACACTGCCTCTCAGGCCCCAAGGACCCGTGGTTCCCGGCGGCAGATCCAGCGCTTGGAGCAGCTGCTGGCGCTCTATGTGGCAGAGATCAAGCGGCTGCAGGAAAAGGAGTTGGATCTCTCAGAATTGGATGACCCAGACTCCACATACCTGCAGGAGGCACGGTTGAAGCGTAAGCTGATCCGCCTCTTTGGGCGACTATGTGAGCTGAAAGACTGCTCTTCACTGACCGGCCGTGTCATAGAGCAGCGCATCACCTACCGTGGCACCCGCTACCCAGAGGTTAACAGGCGCATTGAGCGGCTCATCAACAAGCCAGGGCCTGATACCTTCCCTGACTATGGGGATGTGCTTCGGGCAGTAGAGAAGGCAGCTGCCCGAcacagccttggcctcccccGACAGCAGCTCCAGCTCATGGCTCAGGATGCCTTCCGAGATGTGGGCATCAGGTTACAGGAACGACGTCACCTCGATCTCATCTACAACTTTGGCTGCCACCTCACAGATGACTATAGGCCAGGTAGGGGGTTAGTGGGATGCCTCTCAGTGACCCTTATATGTCAGGTATGAGGCGGATGGGGCATCTCTCTAGTCCTTTCTAGGGTTTGTACTCTTCTAGTCCCTTCCACGGCTGAGTGCTCTGACTTTATATTTTCCCACGTAGGCATTGACCCTGCACTATCAGATCCTGTGTTGGCCCGGCGCCTTCGGGAAAACCGGAGTTTGGCCATGAGTCGGCTGGATGAGGTCATCTCCAAATATGCAATGTTGCAAGACAAAAGTGAGGAGGgcgagagaaaaaagagaagagctcGGCTCCAAGGCACCTCTTCCCACTCTGAAGACACCCCCGCCTCCTTGGATTCTGGTGAGGTGTGGATGGGGTAAAGCCTTCAGAGAGACATTGTCCTTCCCCTGCACTGGCCACCAGGGAGTCCAGGTTGACTGATGGGGGAGCATGAGAAGGAATGCAAGAACCAAACCCTCTAGGGCAAGGGATTCcttagagaaacttctttgtcccCCAGGGCCCTAGTGGAATGGCATCCCAGGGGTGCCCTTCTGCCTCCAAAGCTGAGACAGATGACGAAGAAGATGAAGAGagtgatgaggaagaggaggaggatgaggaggaggaggaggaagaagaagaagaggaggaggccacAGAttctgaagaggaggaggatctGGAACAGATGCAGGAGGGTCAGGAGGacgatgaagaggaggaggaagaggaagaagcagcAGGTATGTCAAGGGAACATTCTCCTCACCtgtcatttctgtttttgttaggCATAAGCCACCTGTTTGAgacctttcccttcctcctcctagTGTCCTCTCAGCAGTATTTTTTCCCCTCATTCTCGGGCTACCctctccccttttcttcttttccaggtAAAGATGGAGACGGGAGCCCCATGTCCTCACCACAGATCTCCACTGAAAAGAACCTGGAACCTGGCAAACAGATCAGCAGGTCTTCAGGGGAGCAGCAAAACAAAGTGTCACCCTTGTTACTGTCAGAAGAACCCCTGGCCCCCTCCAGCATAGATGCTGAAAGCAATGGAGAACAGCCTGAGGAGCTGACCCTGGAGGAAGAAAGCCCTGTGTCTCAGCTCTTTGAGCTAGAGATTGAAGCTTTGCCCCTGGATACCCCTTCCTCTGTGGAGATGGACATTTCCTCTTCCAGGAAGCAATCAGAGGAGCCCTTCACCACTGTCTTAGAGAATGGGGCAGGCATGGTCTCTTCTACTTCCTTCAATGGAGGCGTCTCTCCTCACAACTGGGGAGATTCTGGTCCCCCCTGCAAAAAATCTCGGAAGGAGAAGAAGCAAACAGGATCAGGGCCATTAGGAAACAGGTAATAAcaacaggaggaggaagagggaagccaaggagggatTGCAGGGGACTTTCGGAGAGGAATATTGGGGAACTGAGTCTGCTGGGAGAGACTGGActgccctcctccagcctcagtcttccCTTACCCCTCCGCATATTTATGTTTCGGTTTCTAGCTATGTGGAAAGGCAAAGGTCAGTGCATGAGAAGAATGGGAAAAAGATATGTACCCTGCCCAGCCCACCTTCCCCCTTGGCTTCCTTGGCCCCGGTTGCTGATTCCTCCACGAGGGTGGACTCTCCCAGCCATGGCCTGGTGACCAGCTCCCTCTGCATCCCTTCTCCAGCCCAGCTGTCCCAAACCCCCCAATCACAACCTCCTCGGCCCAGTACTTACAAGGTAAGAAGGGGAGGCCATGTTTCCTCTGATAATTTGTTCTCTTTCATTGTCTGTTTCAGCTGCTCTGTCTGAATATTGCACCTGCCACATCCTGTCTCTTTTTCCCACCCGTTTTATCCTGTAAATCCTCCtgtctgtttcttttctcctgtaCTCTCGAGCTCTGACTCTTTGTCTCTGACTTCCCTGCAGACAAGTGTGGCCACACAATGCGATCCAGAAGAGATCATCGTGCTCTCAGACTCTGATTAGCTgcctccccttctccctgcctCCAGAATGTTTTGGGATAGCATGTGGAGGAATGTGGGAAGCAGATGACTGAGGAAGGGATGGACTAAGCTAATCCCCTTTTGGtggtgtttctttaaaaaaaaaaaaaagcttaagttTTACACAGAAACATTAATAATAAAGTTCTTTTCTTACTGTATCACTGTCTTTTTCTTGTCCTTCTACTGTTACAGATTGGCATTAGCTGTCCCCTTGCTCAGGGTTAGCCCAATATCCCCGGGGTAGTCCCGATCTGTCCTTTCTAGCCtggtcttttgttgttgttgtctcgctgtgtcgcccaggccagagtgcagtggtgcgatcacagctcactgcagcctggacctcccagtctcaagtgataatgccccagtctcccgagtagccgggactacaggcgcgtgccaccatacctggctaattttttgtttttgttgtttgtattttttgtagagacagggtttcgccatgttgttcaggctgtactttttttttttttttaagtgcttcaGCCGCCTTAACGCACTTTACTTTTTCACTTCGTGCAGTAGGAGTGAAAAAGCCAATGAGGGGCCGACTCAAGGTTATTTGGCCAATCCAGGCCCGGAGAAAGGGGGCGGGGCTTCAGGGGGCTGTAAGGAGCTAGGAAAAGGGCGATTAGATCCCACCAACCAGCTAATGGTCACAGCTCAGAGGCGGAGCCTGGGGAACGATACCTGAACCCATCGCCAATGGGAAAAGACAGGCTTATAGCTTTAAAGGGGAATAAATGCTTCGGCCGAACCAAGTCCTGAGTTCCCAGCGGAGGAGGGGGAATCTGATCTTTTAAGGTGGAATGAGGCGACGGTTCTTTAAAGGCAAAGTGGCCGAGTCGGCCGAGTATTGCCCAGCGGCACGGGCGGGGTGGCCGGCTGTGCCTTTAAAGGCAGAGGGGCGGGAGGCGGAGCGGAGGCGGAGGGCGGAGGAAGTCGGCGCAAGATGGCGGCGGGAGGGGCCCAGGCTGCTGCTCTGGCCGCCGAGTGAGGGGCGGGGGGGGCCCGGGGGCGCGCGGCCCGGTAAGCGGGGACGCGCGAGGTTGGGGGGCGCCTTCCGAGTGGGAGAAGAGGCCGAGGTAGCGCCTGGGGCGGAGCGGGGGGGGCGGGGTCCGTTGTGGGCGGAGGTAGACAAGGGGCGGGGTCGAAAGGCCCGATAGTGGGCGGGGCACGGGGGCGGGCCTGGAAAGGGGCGGGGCTAGAGAGAAGCTGGGGTAAAGGGGGCGTGGTCGACGAGAGAGCTTGCGGGGCATAGCATGGAGGGGAGATGGAGCAAGGGTTGGTTTTCAGTAGCGGAGCTGCCCTGCCCCCTCCCAAAAAGTGGGTGCAAAACACCAAAAAGGTAGATTTTGGAATGTCAGACTCCCAGGTAAATGGGAAATAGGGTGTAATTCCGAAGGAAGCCACTCCACCCGCTAAGAGCACCTTATTTCTCTAACCTCCAAGGAAAGGGCACAGGATTTGTCAGATACCTGTGTTTGCTGGCGGTgccacttgctgtgtgaccttggataatcttgtaatctttctgagcctcagtttcctcatctgtcaaatggggttGAGAGGAATACCTACCTCACTGTTGTGGGGAGTTACACAGATAATGGGTGTGAACATATTTTTGAGTTGTAATGGGCTGTGTCGTTATAAGATGTTAtcattattcttttctctttttcttcccagagaCCCCCCCGGCcgccctcttcctttctttgttcctgTGGCTGGGGGGGTATCCCCTCCCTCCACAACATGGAGCCatctcctctgtctcccagtgGGGCAGCACTTCCCCTGCCGCTGTCGCTGGCTCCGCCCCCACTACCCCTGCCAGCAGCTGCGGTGGTACATGTGTCCTTCCCTGAGGTGACCAGTGCCCTCCTGGAGTCCCTCAATCAGCAGCGTCTGCAGGGCCAGCTCTGCGATGTGTCTATCCGAGTGCAGGGCCGTGAGTTCCGGGCTCATCGGGCTGTCCTGGCTGCCTCCTCCCCTTACTTCCATGATCAGGTCCTACTCAAGGGCATGACCTCCATCTCACTGCCCAGTGTCATGGACCCAGGCGCCTTTGAGACTGTCCTAGCCTCCGCTTACACTGGCCGCCTCAGCATGGCTGCTGCTGACATTGTCAACTTCCTCACAGTGGGGTCTGTGCTCCAAATGTGGCACATTGTGGACAAGTGCACTGAACTACTCCGAGAAGGCCGGGCCTCagctaccaccaccatcactactgCTGCAGCCACCTCTGTCACTGTCCCTGGTGCTGGGGTCCCATCCGGGAGTGGGGGCACTGTGGCCCCTGCTACCATGGGCTCTGCACGCTCCCATGCCTCCAGCCGGGCCAGTGAGAATCAATCTCCCAGCAGCAGCAACTACTTCAGCCCCAGGGAGTCCACTGATTTCTCATCTTCCTCTCAAGAGGCATTTGCAGCTTCTGCAGTAGGCAGTGGGGAGCGTCGAGGAGGTGGCCCTGTGTTCCCAGCCCCTGTCGTTGGCAGTGGGGGGGCCACATCTGGAAAGCTGCTGCTGGAGGCAGATGAGCTGTGCGATGATGGTGGGGATGGGAGGGGGGCAGTGGTTCCTGGGACTGGGGTCCGGAGACCCACCTACACACCCCCTAGCATCGTGCCACAGAAACACTGGGTATACGTGAAGCGAGGTGGTAATTGCCCAGCACCAGCACCGCTGGTTCCCCAAGACCCAGatctggaggaggaagaggaagaggaagacctGGTGTTGACCTGTGAGGATGATGAAGATGAAGAGCTAGGGGGTAGCTCCAGGGTTCCAGTAGGGGGAGGGCCTGAGGCTACCCTCAGCATAAGTGATGTCCGTACCCTGAGTGAGCCCCCAGACAAGGGAGAGGAGCAGGTTAACTTCTGTGAGTCCTCCAATGACTTTGGCCCATATGAGGGTGGGGGTCCTGGGGCAGGTCTTGATGACTCAGGGGGGCCAACTCCCTCTTCCTATgcaccctcccaccctcctcgACCACTTCTTCCCTTGGACATGCAGGGCAACCAGATCTTGGTCTTCCCGTCgtcttcatcctcctcctcacAGGCTCCTGGCCAACCACCGGGGAACCAAGCAGAACACGGGGCAGTGACTGTGGGGGGCACGTCGGTGGGGAGCCTGGGTGTGCCGGGTAGCGTTGGGGGGGTCCCTGGAGGGACTGGCAGCGGGGACGGGAATAAGATCTTTCTGTGCCATTGTGGGAAGGCCTTCTCCCACAAGAGCATGCGGGACCGGCACGTGAACATGCATCTCAATCTGCGGCCGTTTGACTGCCCCGTGTGCAACAAAAAGTTCAAGATGAAGCACCATCTGACTGAGCACATGAAGACGCACACAGGTCTCAAGCCCTACGAGTGCGGAGTCTGCGCCAAGAAGTTCATGTGGCGAGACAGCTTCATGCGCCACCGAGGACACTGTGAGCGCCGGCACCGCCTGGGTGGGGGCGGAGCCGGACCCGGGCCTGGGACGCCCACGGGGCCTTCCTTGCCTTCTAAGAGAGAGTCTTCCGGAACGGGCGGGGGCAGCGGCGATGAAGCGAGTGCGGCCACGCCCCCGTCCAGTAGACGTGTCTGGTCCCCACCCAGCGTCCACAAGGTGGAGATGGGCTTCAGTGGAGGTGGAGGAGCAAACTGAAGGGGCAGGCTACTGGGGTGGGGTAGCTTT harbors:
- the LOC105474456 gene encoding death domain-associated protein 6 isoform X2, with translation MRGSEICGEGRLERRFLSIIVLDDDDEDEAAAQPGPSHPLPSTASPGAEAPSSSEPHGARGSSSSGGKKCYKLENEKLFQEFLELCKTQTADHPEVVPFLSNRQQRAHSLFLASAEFCNILSRVLSRAQSRPSKLYVYINELCTVLKAHSAKKKLNLAPAATTSNEPSGNNPPTHLSLDPTNAENTASQAPRTRGSRRQIQRLEQLLALYVAEIKRLQEKELDLSELDDPDSTYLQEARLKRKLIRLFGRLCELKDCSSLTGRVIEQRITYRGTRYPEVNRRIERLINKPGPDTFPDYGDVLRAVEKAAARHSLGLPRQQLQLMAQDAFRDVGIRLQERRHLDLIYNFGCHLTDDYRPGIDPALSDPVLARRLRENRSLAMSRLDEVISKYAMLQDKSEEGERKKRRARLQGTSSHSEDTPASLDSGEGPSGMASQGCPSASKAETDDEEDEESDEEEEEDEEEEEEEEEEEEATDSEEEEDLEQMQEGQEDDEEEEEEEEAAGKDGDGSPMSSPQISTEKNLEPGKQISRSSGEQQNKVSPLLLSEEPLAPSSIDAESNGEQPEELTLEEESPVSQLFELEIEALPLDTPSSVEMDISSSRKQSEEPFTTVLENGAGMVSSTSFNGGVSPHNWGDSGPPCKKSRKEKKQTGSGPLGNSYVERQRSVHEKNGKKICTLPSPPSPLASLAPVADSSTRVDSPSHGLVTSSLCIPSPAQLSQTPQSQPPRPSTYKTSVATQCDPEEIIVLSDSD
- the LOC105474454 gene encoding zinc finger and BTB domain-containing protein 22 — encoded protein: MEPSPLSPSGAALPLPLSLAPPPLPLPAAAVVHVSFPEVTSALLESLNQQRLQGQLCDVSIRVQGREFRAHRAVLAASSPYFHDQVLLKGMTSISLPSVMDPGAFETVLASAYTGRLSMAAADIVNFLTVGSVLQMWHIVDKCTELLREGRASATTTITTAAATSVTVPGAGVPSGSGGTVAPATMGSARSHASSRASENQSPSSSNYFSPRESTDFSSSSQEAFAASAVGSGERRGGGPVFPAPVVGSGGATSGKLLLEADELCDDGGDGRGAVVPGTGVRRPTYTPPSIVPQKHWVYVKRGGNCPAPAPLVPQDPDLEEEEEEEDLVLTCEDDEDEELGGSSRVPVGGGPEATLSISDVRTLSEPPDKGEEQVNFCESSNDFGPYEGGGPGAGLDDSGGPTPSSYAPSHPPRPLLPLDMQGNQILVFPSSSSSSSQAPGQPPGNQAEHGAVTVGGTSVGSLGVPGSVGGVPGGTGSGDGNKIFLCHCGKAFSHKSMRDRHVNMHLNLRPFDCPVCNKKFKMKHHLTEHMKTHTGLKPYECGVCAKKFMWRDSFMRHRGHCERRHRLGGGGAGPGPGTPTGPSLPSKRESSGTGGGSGDEASAATPPSSRRVWSPPSVHKVEMGFSGGGGAN
- the LOC105474456 gene encoding death domain-associated protein 6 isoform X1; its protein translation is MATANSIIVLDDDDEDEAAAQPGPSHPLPSTASPGAEAPSSSEPHGARGSSSSGGKKCYKLENEKLFQEFLELCKTQTADHPEVVPFLSNRQQRAHSLFLASAEFCNILSRVLSRAQSRPSKLYVYINELCTVLKAHSAKKKLNLAPAATTSNEPSGNNPPTHLSLDPTNAENTASQAPRTRGSRRQIQRLEQLLALYVAEIKRLQEKELDLSELDDPDSTYLQEARLKRKLIRLFGRLCELKDCSSLTGRVIEQRITYRGTRYPEVNRRIERLINKPGPDTFPDYGDVLRAVEKAAARHSLGLPRQQLQLMAQDAFRDVGIRLQERRHLDLIYNFGCHLTDDYRPGIDPALSDPVLARRLRENRSLAMSRLDEVISKYAMLQDKSEEGERKKRRARLQGTSSHSEDTPASLDSGEGPSGMASQGCPSASKAETDDEEDEESDEEEEEDEEEEEEEEEEEEATDSEEEEDLEQMQEGQEDDEEEEEEEEAAGKDGDGSPMSSPQISTEKNLEPGKQISRSSGEQQNKVSPLLLSEEPLAPSSIDAESNGEQPEELTLEEESPVSQLFELEIEALPLDTPSSVEMDISSSRKQSEEPFTTVLENGAGMVSSTSFNGGVSPHNWGDSGPPCKKSRKEKKQTGSGPLGNSYVERQRSVHEKNGKKICTLPSPPSPLASLAPVADSSTRVDSPSHGLVTSSLCIPSPAQLSQTPQSQPPRPSTYKTSVATQCDPEEIIVLSDSD